In a single window of the Oecophyllibacter saccharovorans genome:
- a CDS encoding MFS transporter, which translates to MVEKHSFIERIGIPRALFWAFVGQLLFMIGDGVEAGYLDTYMLHNGHSQAFVNELFTFYGIAVMVSAWLAGPLSDLWGPKKVMWIGLILWAVFEIGFLVLGLGPNNSAMILLFYTLRGFAYPLFAYALLVWIAAATPTAMLGSAAGWFWFSFSAGLPTLGSQFARLAIPQIGELNTFWCSLVLVVAGGLIALLFTHEPTGRKRLLPAHIPASQVFLGSLSIMWREPKTLIAGIVRTIDTSSEYAFLAIMPAFFVDRLGFSLGEWLNLLSLIFLSNILFNLIAGMVADRLGSRKVVALFGGVGGFVSIPLFYYVPLWFPGNFWLAAAAGIFYGATIAAFVPLSGLMPQICPKEKAAALSILGLGAGASTWIGPAIVSLCAAVFGGGMIYVIWTFALLYLLSAGLTMGLTVSPAARRYIAMQEQVSARSAGEVPEN; encoded by the coding sequence ATGGTAGAAAAACACAGCTTCATTGAACGTATCGGCATTCCCCGGGCCCTGTTCTGGGCTTTTGTCGGTCAGCTTCTTTTCATGATCGGAGATGGTGTCGAGGCCGGGTATCTCGATACCTACATGCTCCATAACGGTCACTCCCAGGCCTTCGTGAACGAGCTGTTCACCTTTTACGGCATCGCCGTCATGGTCTCGGCGTGGCTGGCCGGGCCGCTTTCCGATCTCTGGGGGCCGAAAAAGGTCATGTGGATCGGGCTCATTCTCTGGGCGGTGTTTGAAATCGGTTTTCTCGTGCTGGGTCTGGGCCCCAACAACAGCGCCATGATCCTGCTCTTCTACACGTTGCGCGGCTTTGCGTATCCGCTTTTTGCCTATGCGCTGCTCGTCTGGATCGCCGCTGCGACACCTACAGCGATGCTGGGCTCGGCAGCCGGGTGGTTCTGGTTTTCCTTTTCGGCCGGTCTGCCGACCTTGGGTTCGCAGTTCGCCCGTCTGGCCATTCCCCAGATCGGCGAGCTCAACACTTTCTGGTGCTCTCTTGTGCTGGTCGTCGCCGGTGGTCTTATCGCCCTGCTGTTCACCCATGAGCCGACCGGCAGAAAGCGCCTGCTGCCTGCCCACATCCCTGCAAGCCAGGTTTTTCTCGGCTCGCTCAGCATCATGTGGCGTGAGCCGAAAACGCTCATCGCCGGCATCGTCCGCACGATCGATACGTCTTCGGAATACGCCTTCCTGGCCATTATGCCGGCCTTCTTTGTCGACCGGCTGGGGTTTTCACTGGGGGAATGGCTCAATCTGCTCTCGCTGATCTTCCTGAGCAATATTCTTTTTAACCTGATCGCCGGCATGGTGGCCGACCGACTGGGAAGCCGCAAAGTGGTCGCCCTCTTCGGGGGCGTGGGCGGCTTTGTCTCCATCCCGCTGTTTTATTATGTGCCTCTCTGGTTCCCGGGGAATTTCTGGCTCGCTGCAGCGGCAGGCATCTTCTACGGCGCAACGATTGCCGCTTTCGTGCCCCTTTCGGGGCTGATGCCTCAGATCTGCCCGAAGGAAAAAGCCGCCGCCCTCTCTATCCTGGGGCTGGGTGCTGGCGCTTCGACCTGGATCGGCCCTGCGATCGTCAGCCTGTGTGCAGCTGTTTTCGGAGGGGGCATGATCTATGTGATATGGACCTTCGCGCTGCTTTATCTGCTCTCAGCTGGTCTTACCATGGGCCTGACGGTCTCCCCGGCTGCACGCCGCTACATTGCTATGCAAGAGCAGGTCTCCGCCCGTTCTGCAGGCGAAGTGCCTGAGAACTGA
- a CDS encoding NAD-dependent epimerase/dehydratase family protein translates to MKVLIAGATGALGRPLVRKLVAKGHEVWGLGRKPEGLAWLREQGAHVAACNVLDAAEVETLCRQVQPEAIINLLSALPADPFQLVEALPADAHLRLTGSAALLAAARACGARRYLQQSSGFYLLGPAGQLATEQSPFRVDGPGSVGESARMYATLEERLLAVKDLETTALRYGFLYGPGTWYTREGVFARHLADKAVALIGKADGVWSFVDVEDAAEATARALTAPGGIYDITDSTPLPYAEWLNRFAAWVHAPPPPVVGLEEGREKYGEETVYYENELSGADNTKARTVLGFAPRKAPWLA, encoded by the coding sequence ATGAAAGTTCTCATCGCAGGTGCAACCGGTGCTCTTGGCCGCCCTCTTGTGCGCAAGCTTGTCGCCAAAGGGCATGAAGTCTGGGGGCTTGGGCGGAAGCCTGAGGGGCTGGCCTGGTTGCGGGAACAGGGGGCGCATGTCGCTGCGTGCAATGTGCTGGATGCGGCCGAGGTGGAAACGCTTTGCCGCCAGGTGCAGCCTGAAGCGATCATCAACCTGCTCAGCGCCCTGCCGGCTGATCCTTTCCAGCTGGTGGAAGCTTTGCCAGCCGATGCGCATCTGCGCCTGACGGGGAGTGCGGCCTTGCTGGCAGCTGCTAGGGCCTGTGGGGCGCGGAGATACCTGCAGCAGTCAAGCGGCTTCTATCTGTTGGGGCCTGCAGGGCAGCTGGCAACAGAACAATCCCCTTTCCGTGTTGATGGCCCCGGTTCCGTCGGGGAAAGCGCGCGCATGTATGCCACGCTGGAAGAACGCCTCCTGGCGGTGAAGGACCTTGAAACCACGGCCTTGCGGTATGGCTTTCTCTATGGTCCGGGGACCTGGTACACCCGGGAGGGGGTATTCGCCCGGCATCTTGCCGACAAGGCGGTAGCGCTTATCGGCAAGGCTGATGGCGTCTGGTCTTTTGTGGATGTGGAGGATGCCGCTGAGGCGACAGCGCGTGCTCTTACGGCACCGGGCGGCATTTATGACATCACGGATTCCACCCCGCTCCCTTATGCGGAATGGCTGAACAGGTTTGCAGCCTGGGTGCACGCCCCTCCCCCGCCGGTCGTGGGGCTTGAGGAAGGGCGCGAGAAATACGGCGAGGAAACGGTTTATTATGAAAATGAGCTGAGCGGCGCTGACAATACGAAAGCCCGGACCGTGCTGGGCTTTGCACCCCGAAAGGCGCCCTGGCTGGCCTGA
- a CDS encoding phosphoribosylanthranilate isomerase — MSPSSPYAHQAARVADIKICGLRGPAEMELCQALKVRWVGLVFHPASPRFLTPGEARRLHEATSPAQADEPERIGLFVKPTLRVIEQVLEHLPLDGLQLYTSLENAQAIRRHFQLPVWLAQGIADKAHLPSTSSADQIDGYVIEARATAQDTRPGGLGRSFDWALTQDWHSPRPWMLAGGLTPENVQTALKLSGARAVDVSSGVEESPGRKSLARMENFVRNVRAKSCTSAGS, encoded by the coding sequence GTGAGCCCCTCTTCTCCTTACGCGCATCAGGCTGCCAGGGTAGCGGATATCAAGATCTGCGGCCTTCGCGGTCCGGCTGAGATGGAACTGTGCCAGGCTTTGAAGGTTCGCTGGGTCGGTCTGGTTTTTCACCCCGCCTCGCCCCGTTTCCTGACACCTGGTGAAGCGCGCCGCCTTCACGAGGCCACCTCCCCCGCCCAGGCAGATGAGCCGGAACGTATCGGGCTTTTCGTCAAACCCACCCTGAGGGTCATCGAACAGGTTCTCGAGCACCTGCCGCTTGACGGGCTTCAGCTTTACACCTCCCTGGAAAATGCCCAGGCAATCCGCCGCCATTTCCAGCTACCGGTCTGGCTGGCGCAGGGTATTGCCGATAAAGCGCATCTGCCTTCAACCAGCAGCGCGGACCAGATTGACGGTTATGTCATTGAAGCGCGCGCCACTGCCCAGGACACGCGCCCAGGCGGCTTGGGGCGCAGCTTTGACTGGGCCCTGACACAGGACTGGCACTCACCACGGCCGTGGATGCTGGCAGGCGGTCTGACGCCGGAAAATGTCCAGACCGCCCTGAAGCTCAGCGGGGCCAGAGCTGTGGATGTCTCTTCAGGGGTGGAGGAAAGTCCCGGCCGGAAATCGCTGGCGCGGATGGAAAATTTTGTCCGCAATGTCCGCGCAAAGTCTTGCACTTCTGCAGGATCATGA
- the pyrF gene encoding orotidine-5'-phosphate decarboxylase: MALPQESGPGIKGVAPARTRLIAAIDTADPQRGRQLIEVLEGKVDAIKLGLEFTYACGFDAVREIAARHPVFLDLKLHDIPNTVAAGLKALCPLKPVLTTIHASGGREMIARSRDVLQEAFGDSPDRPRLLAVTVLTSMDAAGLNEIGVPASPLEQVIRLGKMAVEAGADGLVCSAHEITALREALGPQVELVVPGIRPAGSVANDQKRVMTPAQAARAGASWIVVGRPITQAEDPARAATLIQEELASA; this comes from the coding sequence ATGGCCCTGCCTCAGGAAAGCGGTCCGGGCATAAAAGGGGTAGCGCCCGCCCGCACCCGGCTGATCGCTGCGATCGACACGGCTGATCCGCAGCGCGGACGCCAGCTGATCGAGGTACTTGAGGGCAAAGTGGATGCCATCAAGCTCGGGCTGGAATTCACCTATGCCTGCGGTTTTGACGCGGTAAGGGAGATTGCAGCCCGCCATCCGGTCTTCCTTGACCTCAAGCTGCATGACATTCCCAATACCGTCGCTGCCGGGCTGAAAGCGCTCTGCCCCCTCAAGCCTGTTCTGACAACCATTCACGCAAGCGGGGGGCGCGAGATGATCGCCCGCTCCCGCGATGTGCTGCAGGAAGCGTTCGGTGACAGCCCTGACCGGCCCCGTCTGCTGGCTGTGACTGTGCTGACCAGCATGGATGCAGCTGGGCTGAACGAGATCGGCGTTCCGGCCTCGCCCCTGGAGCAGGTTATCCGGCTGGGAAAAATGGCTGTGGAGGCCGGCGCGGACGGGCTGGTGTGCTCAGCGCATGAAATCACCGCTTTGCGTGAGGCCCTCGGCCCGCAGGTGGAGCTGGTGGTGCCTGGCATCCGCCCGGCAGGCAGCGTGGCCAATGACCAGAAACGCGTCATGACCCCGGCCCAGGCAGCGCGTGCGGGGGCCAGCTGGATCGTGGTCGGCCGGCCCATCACCCAGGCCGAGGACCCGGCCCGCGCGGCCACCCTCATTCAGGAAGAACTCGCTTCCGCGTGA
- a CDS encoding LapA family protein: MIRLFIFILFLAGLLVMGYSNNNTDPISVWIGWKGIKVTIGMFSIVLASLSFLVGLLIGWLGEFRQRRRARLAESKLREAEKQVVELHQRLDRAQSQNPAAAMQKVEDKVAD; this comes from the coding sequence ATGATTCGTCTGTTTATCTTCATCCTGTTTCTCGCTGGCCTGCTGGTCATGGGCTACAGCAACAACAACACGGACCCGATTTCCGTCTGGATCGGCTGGAAGGGCATCAAGGTCACGATCGGCATGTTCTCCATCGTGCTGGCCAGCCTTTCCTTCCTGGTCGGCCTTCTGATCGGCTGGCTGGGTGAGTTCCGCCAGCGCCGCCGCGCACGCTTGGCTGAAAGCAAGCTGCGTGAAGCTGAAAAGCAGGTGGTCGAGCTGCACCAGCGCCTTGACCGTGCGCAGAGCCAGAACCCGGCAGCCGCCATGCAGAAAGTTGAAGACAAGGTGGCTGACTGA
- a CDS encoding protein-export chaperone SecB gives MSSRSKDTKKNSSDIKAGSPEGKRSSLRLEHGTQYLCQARLDVAGQPGILQVLQGVPHLHLRVDVAIEPLAPEKGLYEVRLTLQGQGTIAGPEGQEPQTIYAASVVYGGLFGVEGTGSEEARQKLLSQEAPAALFHGARHTLLTLIRDAGFPVGAPQPIDFRTFWDQKKAAVARDQAALQEGR, from the coding sequence ATGAGCAGCCGCAGCAAGGATACCAAGAAAAACAGCTCTGACATAAAGGCTGGATCGCCAGAAGGCAAACGCTCCTCGCTCCGGCTGGAACACGGCACTCAGTATCTGTGCCAGGCCCGGTTGGATGTGGCCGGGCAGCCCGGCATTCTGCAGGTTCTCCAGGGCGTGCCGCACCTGCATCTGCGCGTTGATGTGGCAATCGAGCCACTGGCGCCTGAAAAAGGACTTTACGAAGTGCGCCTCACCCTGCAGGGACAGGGCACAATCGCGGGCCCTGAAGGCCAGGAGCCGCAGACCATCTACGCGGCTTCAGTCGTTTATGGCGGCCTTTTCGGTGTGGAAGGCACTGGTAGTGAGGAAGCGCGTCAAAAACTCCTGAGCCAGGAAGCGCCCGCCGCCCTTTTCCACGGGGCCCGCCATACCCTGCTGACCCTGATCCGTGATGCCGGCTTCCCGGTCGGCGCGCCGCAGCCCATTGATTTCCGCACTTTCTGGGACCAGAAAAAAGCCGCTGTGGCCCGCGACCAGGCAGCGCTGCAGGAAGGGCGCTGA